One genomic region from Clostridium saccharobutylicum DSM 13864 encodes:
- the cysK gene encoding cysteine synthase A, with product MIYNKALDLIGNTPILKVNNLIKDENIADIYVKLEKYNPGGSVKDRAALGMIETAEKQGILKPGSTIVEPTSGNTGIALAFIGKIKGYKVIIVMPETMSKERRDLIKAYGAELVLTEGSKGMKGAIEKAVEIGSGEGFFIPQQFENIANPEKHFETTAEEIYKDIPDLDAFIAGVGTGGTLIGISKNLKKKNTNIKAIAVEPATSPVLSGGNPGGHKIQGIGAGFIPGIYESDYVDEIIKVKDDDAFNTAKAFSEAEGVLVGISSGASLYAAIEVAKKLGKGKKVLVIAPDGGEKYISMGLYD from the coding sequence ATGATTTATAATAAAGCATTAGATTTGATAGGAAATACACCAATTTTAAAGGTTAATAATTTAATTAAGGATGAAAATATTGCAGATATATATGTTAAGTTAGAAAAATACAATCCAGGAGGAAGCGTTAAAGATAGAGCAGCTCTTGGTATGATAGAAACAGCTGAAAAACAAGGAATATTAAAGCCAGGATCAACAATAGTAGAACCAACAAGTGGAAATACAGGAATAGCACTTGCTTTTATAGGTAAGATAAAAGGGTATAAGGTTATAATTGTGATGCCAGAAACAATGAGTAAAGAAAGAAGAGATTTAATAAAAGCTTATGGTGCAGAGCTTGTTTTAACAGAAGGATCAAAAGGAATGAAGGGTGCTATAGAAAAGGCAGTTGAAATAGGAAGTGGAGAAGGATTTTTTATTCCACAACAATTTGAAAATATAGCTAATCCAGAAAAACATTTTGAAACAACAGCAGAGGAAATATATAAAGATATTCCAGATTTAGATGCATTTATAGCTGGTGTTGGAACTGGCGGAACTTTAATTGGTATATCTAAAAACTTGAAGAAAAAGAATACTAATATAAAGGCAATAGCAGTTGAGCCAGCAACATCGCCAGTTTTAAGTGGTGGAAATCCTGGAGGACATAAAATTCAAGGTATTGGTGCTGGATTTATTCCAGGAATTTATGAAAGTGATTATGTAGATGAAATTATAAAAGTAAAGGATGACGATGCATTTAATACAGCAAAAGCATTTTCGGAAGCAGAAGGTGTTTTAGTTGGAATATCATCAGGGGCATCATTATATGCAGCTATAGAAGTCGCTAAAAAGCTTGGAAAAGGAAAAAAAGTATTAGTTATAGCTCCAGATGGAGGAGAAAAATATATATCTATGGGTCTATATGATTAA
- a CDS encoding magnesium transporter MgtE N-terminal domain-containing protein → MKLSIFLYTNILGKKVYDEFGDVLGILRDIYVTTEEGYPRIIGYKLKREGVTFHYEFRYIEFVERDGKTKIKTRGSKEILPMRYSYLLSENLLDKKIVDINGKQVVRVNDLRIARIAGEYRVIGVETGPLARYRRLKIAWIMKIIYKILGKTLEDKILRWDDVESLEMIENNLKLSVPYKKLSTLHPADLADILENLDTNLRKKVLESLDEDLAADTLEEIDSEYKGAIIKELSDSKAVEVLENMPTDEIADLLDDLDEEEREKILVNLEKEDADEVKELLQYEDETIGSIMSKEFISVNLNITVGDTIEILKEMKPDEEVMYYIYITDEEEHLQGVVPIRDLIICDTDKKIKEIMDETVSHVSHDDEINEVVEIIAKYSLNSVPVVDEEDKLVGIVIIHDLIDEFLYPLWKKKN, encoded by the coding sequence ATGAAATTATCCATATTTCTATATACAAACATTTTAGGGAAAAAGGTTTATGATGAATTTGGTGATGTGTTAGGTATTTTAAGAGATATTTATGTAACTACAGAGGAAGGATATCCTAGGATAATTGGATATAAGCTTAAAAGAGAAGGAGTTACATTTCATTATGAATTTAGATATATAGAATTTGTAGAAAGAGATGGAAAGACAAAAATCAAAACAAGAGGAAGTAAAGAAATATTACCGATGAGATATAGTTATTTACTTTCAGAAAATTTGTTAGATAAAAAGATAGTTGATATAAATGGAAAACAAGTTGTACGAGTTAATGATTTAAGAATTGCCAGAATTGCTGGTGAATATAGGGTGATTGGGGTTGAAACAGGTCCGCTTGCTAGATATAGAAGATTAAAAATAGCATGGATTATGAAAATTATATATAAAATTTTAGGTAAAACTTTAGAAGATAAGATTTTAAGATGGGATGATGTTGAATCTTTAGAAATGATTGAAAATAATCTTAAGCTGAGTGTACCATATAAGAAATTATCGACTTTACATCCTGCAGATCTTGCAGATATATTGGAAAACTTAGATACGAATTTAAGAAAGAAAGTGTTGGAATCATTGGATGAAGATTTAGCAGCAGATACATTAGAAGAAATAGATTCAGAATATAAAGGTGCCATAATTAAAGAATTATCAGATAGTAAAGCTGTAGAAGTTTTAGAAAATATGCCTACCGATGAAATAGCTGATTTATTAGATGATCTAGATGAAGAAGAGAGAGAAAAGATATTGGTAAATCTGGAGAAAGAAGATGCAGATGAAGTTAAAGAACTTTTACAATATGAAGATGAAACTATTGGTAGCATAATGAGTAAAGAGTTCATATCTGTTAATTTAAATATTACAGTAGGCGATACCATAGAAATATTAAAAGAAATGAAGCCAGATGAAGAAGTAATGTATTATATATATATAACTGATGAGGAAGAACATCTTCAAGGGGTAGTACCTATACGAGATTTAATAATATGTGATACTGATAAGAAGATAAAAGAAATAATGGATGAAACAGTATCACATGTAAGTCATGATGATGAAATAAATGAAGTTGTAGAAATTATAGCAAAATATAGTTTGAATTCTGTTCCGGTAGTAGACGAAGAAGATAAATTAGTTGGAATAGTTATTATTCATGATTTAATAGATGAATTTTTATATCCATTATGGAAAAAGAAGAATTAG
- a CDS encoding lysophospholipid acyltransferase family protein, whose amino-acid sequence MLSPVVVNIIKLLPEGLVIKVANRIVDGYIKKYANLTVNGIENIDEVKKPRIFVCNHLSNSDGLVLERVLKEKSDPYFIAGVKLSDDPITSLGTKIVKNIPIKPSSADKDAITKVVKTLKGGNDILIFPEGTRSRTGQMIEGKKGILLFARMAKAEIIPIGMSGTDKLLPISKDGNMGSEKWQNSDVTINIGKKVEFPPREKQEDRHEYEDKCMDILMRSIAKLLPENYRGVYK is encoded by the coding sequence ATGTTATCCCCAGTTGTAGTAAACATTATAAAACTACTACCAGAAGGTTTAGTTATAAAGGTAGCAAACAGAATAGTTGATGGATATATAAAGAAATATGCAAACCTAACAGTGAATGGCATAGAAAATATAGATGAAGTTAAGAAACCGAGAATATTTGTTTGTAATCATTTAAGTAATTCAGATGGATTGGTTTTAGAAAGAGTACTAAAAGAAAAAAGTGATCCATATTTTATAGCGGGAGTGAAATTATCTGATGATCCAATAACAAGTTTAGGAACTAAAATAGTTAAAAATATACCTATTAAACCTAGTTCAGCTGATAAAGATGCTATTACTAAAGTAGTTAAAACACTTAAAGGCGGAAATGATATTTTAATATTCCCAGAAGGAACTAGAAGTAGAACTGGTCAAATGATAGAGGGTAAAAAAGGTATATTATTATTTGCAAGGATGGCAAAGGCAGAAATAATACCAATTGGTATGTCTGGAACAGATAAACTATTGCCTATAAGTAAAGATGGTAATATGGGATCGGAAAAATGGCAAAATTCAGATGTGACTATAAATATAGGAAAAAAAGTTGAATTTCCACCTAGGGAAAAACAAGAAGATAGACATGAATATGAAGATAAATGCATGGATATACTAATGAGAAGTATAGCGAAACTCTTACCTGAAAATTACAGAGGAGTTTATAAATAA
- the epsC gene encoding serine O-acetyltransferase EpsC, whose amino-acid sequence MFKRLNYDLERILNEDPAAKSKIEVLLLYPCIHALIAYRISHFFYLHNRFFLARLISQLSRFFTGIEIHPGATIGNGLFIDHGMGVVIGETTEIGDNVTLYHGVTLGGTGKDTGKRHPTIKDNVLIGTGAKVLGPITIEEGAKIGANAVVVKDVPAKATAVGTQAKNIVRTNPTATIIEIRDIKGQKKKIFNDMVI is encoded by the coding sequence GTGTTTAAAAGATTGAATTATGATTTAGAAAGAATTTTAAATGAGGATCCAGCAGCTAAAAGTAAGATAGAAGTATTACTATTGTATCCATGTATTCATGCTTTAATTGCGTATAGAATATCACACTTTTTTTATTTGCATAATAGATTTTTTTTGGCGAGATTAATTTCACAGCTATCAAGATTTTTTACAGGAATAGAAATTCATCCAGGGGCTACTATAGGTAATGGATTATTTATAGACCATGGAATGGGAGTTGTAATTGGAGAGACAACAGAAATTGGGGATAACGTAACTCTTTATCATGGAGTAACACTTGGTGGAACTGGAAAAGATACAGGCAAAAGGCATCCAACAATAAAAGATAATGTATTGATAGGTACAGGGGCTAAGGTACTTGGACCTATTACTATAGAGGAAGGTGCTAAGATTGGGGCTAATGCTGTAGTAGTAAAAGATGTACCAGCAAAGGCAACTGCAGTAGGTACCCAAGCTAAAAATATTGTAAGAACTAATCCAACTGCAACTATAATTGAAATAAGAGATATAAAAGGACAGAAAAAGAAAATATTTAATGATATGGTTATTTAA
- a CDS encoding YgiQ family radical SAM protein, protein MKLCKEFLPISKEDLAKRKIDQLDFIIVSGDAYVDHPSFGTAIIGRTLESQGFTVGVIAQPNWHNCDDFKKLGRPKYGFLVNSGNIDSMVNHYTTAKKTRRDDLYSPGGEAGHRPDRAVIVYCNRIREAYKDIAIAIGGIEASLRRFSHYDYWDNKVRRSVLVDSKADLLMYGMGEKTVIQIAELLRYGANIKNITTVRGTCYLTHDISNIKNAVTVPSFEEVSTDQKAYGEAYKLEYYEQDSIIGKTIIQKHGDRYLVQNPPQENLTQEEMDLVYDLPYTRTYHPIYEAKGGIPAIQEVKFSITSHRGCFGSCSFCALTFHQGRVIQNRGQESIIDEAKLLTTLPDFKGYIHDIGGPTANFRHKACKKQIEHGTCKAKQCMFPAPCKNLIIDHTEYLSLLKKVRKLPGIKKVFIRSGIRYDYLIHDKNDAFFKELCEHHISGQLKVAPEHVVPRVLNQMGKPTREVYDKFVNKYFQINKKLDKKQFLVPYLMSSHPGSDLNAAIDLALYIKEMGYTPEQVQDFYPTPGSLSTTIYYTGFNPLTNEPVYVPKTQEEKDMQRALIQFTVPKNYPKVKKALIKAHREDLIGTDKNCLIGYSPAKLGYQGKHKNNKTSNNESTTNNHSNKKSNSNSKNGSTKNSSKEFNYNSNTKQNKNSKNAKSSFNKNTSKRRSN, encoded by the coding sequence ATGAAACTTTGTAAAGAATTTTTGCCTATTAGTAAAGAAGATTTAGCAAAAAGAAAAATCGATCAATTAGATTTTATTATTGTTTCTGGTGACGCTTACGTTGATCATCCTTCTTTTGGAACTGCAATTATAGGTAGAACTCTTGAATCACAAGGGTTTACTGTTGGAGTTATAGCTCAACCTAACTGGCATAATTGTGACGATTTTAAAAAACTAGGTAGGCCAAAATATGGATTCCTAGTTAATTCAGGTAACATAGACTCAATGGTTAATCATTATACAACAGCCAAAAAAACTAGAAGAGATGATTTATACTCTCCTGGTGGCGAAGCTGGTCATAGACCTGACAGAGCTGTTATAGTTTACTGCAATAGAATTAGAGAAGCATATAAAGATATAGCAATTGCAATTGGTGGAATAGAAGCCAGTTTAAGAAGATTTTCTCACTATGATTATTGGGATAATAAAGTTAGAAGAAGTGTTCTTGTTGATTCAAAAGCTGACTTATTAATGTATGGTATGGGTGAAAAAACAGTAATTCAAATTGCTGAATTATTAAGATATGGAGCTAACATCAAAAATATAACAACTGTTCGTGGAACTTGTTATTTAACTCATGATATATCAAATATAAAAAATGCTGTTACAGTTCCATCATTTGAAGAAGTATCTACTGATCAAAAAGCTTATGGTGAAGCTTACAAATTAGAATACTATGAACAAGATTCTATAATAGGTAAAACTATTATTCAAAAGCACGGAGATAGATACCTAGTTCAAAATCCACCTCAAGAAAATTTAACTCAAGAAGAAATGGATCTTGTATATGATTTACCTTATACAAGAACATATCATCCAATTTATGAAGCTAAAGGTGGAATTCCAGCAATACAGGAAGTTAAATTTTCAATAACTAGTCACAGAGGCTGCTTTGGTTCATGTTCCTTCTGTGCTTTAACATTCCACCAAGGAAGAGTTATTCAAAATAGAGGTCAAGAATCAATTATAGACGAAGCAAAACTTTTAACCACTTTACCTGATTTTAAAGGATATATACATGACATTGGCGGCCCAACTGCAAACTTTAGACACAAAGCATGCAAAAAACAAATAGAACATGGTACTTGTAAAGCAAAACAATGCATGTTCCCGGCGCCTTGTAAGAATTTAATAATAGATCATACTGAATATCTTTCATTATTAAAAAAAGTTAGAAAATTGCCTGGAATAAAAAAAGTATTTATACGTTCTGGTATTAGATATGATTATTTAATACATGATAAAAATGATGCATTTTTTAAAGAACTATGTGAACATCACATAAGTGGACAATTAAAAGTTGCTCCAGAACATGTTGTTCCAAGAGTTTTAAACCAAATGGGCAAACCAACAAGAGAAGTATATGATAAATTTGTTAATAAATATTTTCAAATTAATAAAAAACTAGACAAAAAACAATTTTTAGTTCCTTATTTAATGTCTTCTCATCCTGGTTCTGATTTAAATGCTGCCATAGATCTTGCACTATATATTAAGGAAATGGGATATACTCCAGAACAAGTACAAGATTTTTATCCAACACCAGGCAGTTTATCAACTACAATATATTATACTGGATTCAATCCACTTACTAATGAGCCAGTATATGTTCCAAAAACTCAGGAAGAAAAAGACATGCAAAGAGCATTAATTCAATTTACTGTACCAAAAAATTATCCAAAAGTTAAGAAAGCTTTAATTAAAGCTCATAGAGAAGATTTAATAGGTACTGATAAAAACTGTCTTATTGGATATTCTCCAGCAAAACTTGGATATCAAGGAAAACACAAAAACAATAAAACATCTAATAATGAAAGTACAACTAATAACCATTCTAATAAAAAATCTAATAGTAACTCAAAGAATGGTTCAACTAAAAATTCTAGCAAAGAGTTTAATTACAATTCAAACACTAAACAAAATAAGAATTCAAAAAATGCCAAAAGTAGTTTTAATAAAAATACTTCAAAAAGAAGAAGTAATTAA